A genomic region of Candidatus Cloacimonadota bacterium contains the following coding sequences:
- a CDS encoding cytochrome C551, whose amino-acid sequence MPDKTLVCKDCSNEFVFTEGEQEFYKEKGLANEPQRCPECRKAKKQMYNRNRFQRDPH is encoded by the coding sequence ATGCCAGACAAGACATTGGTTTGTAAAGATTGCTCGAACGAATTCGTGTTCACCGAAGGCGAACAGGAATTTTACAAGGAAAAGGGTTTGGCCAACGAGCCCCAGCGCTGCCCGGAATGCCGCAAGGCCAAAAAGCAGATGTACAACCGCAACAGATTTCAGCGCGACCCCCATTGA